Proteins from a single region of Mumia flava:
- a CDS encoding UDP-N-acetylmuramate dehydrogenase: MRDLFVLAPLTTLRIGGPARDIVEVVDLEDAVETIGRLDASDEPVLVLGGGSNVVVADEGFDGTVVLVRNRGLTVDSDPCSGATLTVAAGETWDDLVAHAVDVGWVGIECLSGIPGLVGGTPIQNVGAYGQEVSDTIARVRTYDRVQRRVVTFSAADCGFGYRTSRFKAEPGRFVVLDVTFQLRLGTQSAPVRYAELARALGIEVGERAPLADVREAVLGLRAGKGMVLDDADHDTWSAGSFFTNPLLPVEVAETLPADAPRYSQPDGTVKTSAAWLIERAGFGKGYGEGAARISTKHSLALTNRGGATAYELLALAREIRAGVEAKFGVVLQNEPVLVGATL; this comes from the coding sequence ATGCGTGACCTCTTCGTCCTCGCCCCGCTGACGACCCTGCGGATCGGCGGCCCGGCCCGCGACATCGTCGAGGTCGTCGACCTCGAGGACGCCGTCGAGACGATCGGACGCCTGGACGCCTCCGACGAGCCGGTCCTCGTCCTCGGCGGCGGGAGCAACGTCGTCGTCGCCGACGAGGGCTTCGACGGCACCGTCGTGCTGGTCCGCAACCGCGGTCTGACCGTCGACTCCGACCCGTGCAGCGGCGCCACGCTCACGGTCGCGGCCGGCGAGACCTGGGACGACCTGGTCGCGCACGCCGTCGACGTCGGCTGGGTCGGGATCGAGTGCCTGTCGGGCATCCCCGGGCTGGTCGGCGGCACTCCGATCCAGAACGTCGGCGCCTACGGCCAGGAGGTCTCCGACACGATCGCCCGCGTCCGGACGTACGACCGGGTGCAGCGCCGCGTGGTCACCTTCTCGGCCGCCGACTGCGGATTCGGCTACCGGACGAGCCGCTTCAAGGCCGAGCCCGGCCGCTTCGTCGTGCTCGACGTGACGTTCCAGCTGCGGCTGGGGACGCAGAGCGCCCCGGTGCGGTACGCCGAGCTCGCGCGGGCGCTCGGGATCGAGGTGGGGGAGCGGGCTCCGCTCGCCGACGTCCGCGAGGCCGTGCTCGGGCTGCGGGCCGGCAAGGGCATGGTGCTCGACGACGCCGACCACGACACCTGGAGCGCCGGCTCGTTCTTCACCAACCCCCTGCTGCCGGTCGAGGTCGCGGAGACGCTCCCCGCGGACGCGCCGCGCTACTCCCAGCCCGACGGCACCGTGAAGACCAGCGCGGCGTGGCTGATCGAGCGCGCCGGCTTCGGCAAGGGGTACGGGGAGGGCGCTGCCCGCATCTCCACGAAGCACAGCCTCGCGCTGACGAACCGCGGCGGCGCCACCGCGTACGAGCTGCTGGCGCTGGCGCGCGAGATCCGAGCGGGTGTGGAGGCGAAGTTCGGCGTCGTGCTGCAGAACGAGCCCGTGCTCGTCGGCGCCACCCTCTGA
- a CDS encoding complex I subunit 4 family protein, whose translation MSGVLIAVLLPAVAALVMVVVRDIITDRVAARLGLAVSLLSALALVLAWLNRGDKAYAGEVDVLWVRSLGMHWHLGMDGISFPLLLMTSLLTALVCWALTDDPPAGENSTPALVALVMVVLAAALGVFAALDLLLFFVFFELALIPMWFVIARWGDPHDPRGRRRAATRFLVFTVAGSAFMLVGFVTVAASAGTLQIPELAARDVPLAGGWALFAACAIAVGLAVKTPVWPLHIWLPDAHASAPTVGSVLLAAVFLKLGTYGLLRVLASVLPDPTATLAPWLAILGVIGIVYAALACLRQDDLKRLIAYSSVGHMGFVVLAVATMSEIGVAAAVFASVAHGVITGLLFFNAGALKRRFGSAELSVIGRGLYARTPALAVVLAFAAIASLGLPGLAGFWGEMMALRGTYDAATSSGGVLAAGLAGTLLVVALVGVLLTSAYVLRVLRTTMQGVPTPSPDDLDLSGSERGIATVLVVGVLLLGLAPGLLVGIIEPSIPAILGGAP comes from the coding sequence ATGAGCGGCGTGCTGATCGCGGTCCTGCTCCCGGCCGTCGCGGCCCTGGTCATGGTGGTCGTCCGCGACATCATCACCGACCGGGTCGCGGCCCGGCTCGGCCTGGCGGTCTCGCTGCTGAGCGCGCTCGCGCTGGTCCTGGCGTGGCTCAACCGCGGGGACAAGGCGTACGCCGGCGAGGTCGACGTGCTCTGGGTGCGGTCCCTCGGGATGCACTGGCACCTCGGGATGGACGGCATCTCCTTCCCGCTGCTGCTGATGACCAGCCTGCTGACCGCGCTGGTGTGCTGGGCGCTCACCGACGACCCGCCGGCCGGGGAGAACTCCACGCCGGCGCTGGTCGCCCTGGTGATGGTGGTGCTCGCCGCCGCGCTCGGGGTGTTCGCGGCGCTGGACCTGCTGCTGTTCTTCGTGTTCTTCGAGCTCGCTCTGATCCCGATGTGGTTCGTGATCGCCCGCTGGGGTGATCCGCACGACCCACGCGGCCGCCGTCGGGCGGCCACGCGGTTCCTCGTGTTCACCGTGGCCGGGTCGGCGTTCATGCTGGTCGGGTTCGTGACCGTGGCCGCGTCGGCGGGCACCCTCCAGATCCCCGAGCTGGCCGCGCGCGACGTACCGCTCGCGGGCGGGTGGGCACTGTTCGCGGCCTGTGCGATCGCGGTGGGGCTGGCCGTCAAGACGCCGGTCTGGCCCCTGCACATCTGGCTGCCCGACGCCCACGCGTCGGCGCCGACGGTCGGCTCGGTCCTGCTGGCGGCGGTGTTCCTCAAGCTCGGGACGTACGGCCTGCTGCGGGTCCTGGCCTCGGTGCTCCCGGACCCGACTGCGACGCTCGCACCGTGGCTCGCGATCCTGGGCGTGATCGGGATCGTGTACGCCGCGCTGGCCTGTCTGCGCCAGGACGACCTGAAACGGCTGATCGCCTACTCCAGCGTGGGGCACATGGGCTTCGTGGTCCTCGCGGTCGCGACGATGAGCGAGATCGGCGTCGCCGCCGCGGTGTTCGCGAGCGTCGCGCACGGGGTGATCACCGGCCTGCTGTTCTTCAACGCCGGTGCCCTCAAGCGTCGCTTCGGCAGCGCGGAGCTGAGCGTGATCGGGCGCGGCCTGTACGCCCGGACGCCCGCGCTCGCCGTCGTGCTCGCGTTCGCAGCGATCGCGAGCCTCGGTCTTCCCGGCCTGGCCGGGTTCTGGGGCGAGATGATGGCGCTGCGCGGCACGTACGACGCCGCGACGTCGTCCGGCGGCGTCCTCGCCGCCGGGCTGGCCGGGACGCTGCTCGTCGTTGCGCTGGTCGGCGTGCTGCTCACCAGCGCGTACGTCCTGCGCGTGCTGCGGACCACGATGCAGGGGGTCCCGACGCCGTCGCCCGACGACCTGGACCTGTCCGGCTCGGAGCGCGGGATCGCGACCGTCCTCGTGGTCGGGGTGCTGCTGCTCGGCCTCGCGCCGGGGCTCCTCGTCGGCATCATCGAACCGAGCATCCCGGCGATCCTCGGAGGTGCCCCGTGA
- the secE gene encoding preprotein translocase subunit SecE, with amino-acid sequence MSETSSAPTESRRPQRTSPLTFYRQVVAELRKVVWPTRPQLINYFFVVLVFVVVMMGIIAGLDYGFGKLVFWLFS; translated from the coding sequence ATGAGCGAGACCTCCAGCGCACCGACCGAGAGTCGGCGTCCGCAGCGGACCTCTCCGCTCACGTTCTACCGCCAGGTCGTCGCCGAGCTGCGCAAGGTCGTCTGGCCGACCCGTCCGCAGCTGATCAACTACTTCTTCGTGGTGCTGGTGTTCGTGGTCGTGATGATGGGCATCATCGCGGGCCTCGACTACGGGTTCGGCAAGCTCGTGTTCTGGCTCTTCTCCTGA
- a CDS encoding CARDB domain-containing protein: MVPIPRAGAALAALLATTALVGATLGAPAQGAERGAERKHKRPDLVVTKVADPPRTVLRGKSIRVRAIVRNASRKAKARSTTVGIWISTDRRRSGQDRLLGKAGLRALRARKRTTVSRTVRVPSSTRPARYYVIACADPGRRVKERREGNNCRASRSRISVTAPRPKPKPPKPDGFAGPPSATVDAFVRSGDAYWYPRDVPTAPGRTAAVTVDESRAVTKTIDESGGEIAVTTATGDRITLAVPKDALFGPVTITATPIASLAGTAAVGSRPIGLSLAPDGLTMLEPATMTVVPATGGTARPAVAVIGQNDGSQTEPGLLLPDPDRLAVAVSHFSTASIVLASVTGGAASPSSYFSPADYQASLSTQMNDLMRQNRDHLLDSGEPLDGVHEELQRLSDEWYENLVRPKLASIRTDCAAAEKYANFVLGSIRNFELLFNTAREGWKDAVFEALRVGARNCLDEMRPCRVMNRHDLIRWLGLSRQIQLFGYEAPEFTWCHPVNGTIEMTYDEIQDGPTSSGLDRRVQTRMRWYIGYSDDARITWSDDGTLANLSDSPGDDGDVWYVADYAQDGHYKWCADDWWSQRASGDGVDPHEFAVSLSPGTGWGAIRWAQPLEAKTRTSSCGGAITERVSDLAVAGGSSLLGVTDSRWFPEQRLVTLTGSANEASPQRTLQGQFTARLWVDRPPDLG; the protein is encoded by the coding sequence GTGGTCCCGATCCCGCGCGCCGGCGCTGCGCTCGCCGCGCTGCTCGCCACCACCGCCCTCGTGGGCGCGACGCTGGGCGCGCCCGCCCAGGGCGCCGAACGCGGTGCGGAACGCAAGCACAAGCGACCCGACCTCGTCGTCACGAAGGTCGCCGACCCGCCCCGGACCGTGCTCCGCGGGAAGTCGATCCGCGTGCGCGCCATCGTCCGCAACGCCTCCAGGAAGGCGAAGGCTCGCAGCACCACGGTCGGCATCTGGATCTCGACCGACCGTCGTCGCAGCGGCCAGGACCGCCTCCTCGGCAAGGCGGGACTGAGGGCGCTCCGCGCACGCAAGCGCACCACCGTCTCGCGTACCGTCAGGGTCCCGTCATCGACCCGGCCGGCGCGGTACTACGTGATCGCGTGCGCCGACCCGGGACGCCGGGTCAAGGAGAGGCGTGAGGGCAACAACTGTCGCGCCAGCCGGTCGCGGATCTCGGTCACGGCGCCCCGGCCGAAGCCCAAGCCGCCGAAGCCCGATGGCTTCGCCGGTCCGCCCAGCGCCACCGTCGATGCGTTCGTCCGTTCCGGCGACGCGTACTGGTATCCGCGCGACGTGCCGACCGCACCGGGCCGTACGGCGGCCGTCACCGTGGACGAGTCGCGTGCGGTCACGAAGACGATCGACGAGTCGGGCGGTGAGATCGCCGTCACCACAGCCACCGGGGACCGGATCACTCTCGCCGTGCCGAAGGACGCGCTGTTCGGGCCGGTGACGATCACCGCAACCCCGATCGCCTCCCTCGCGGGGACGGCAGCCGTCGGGTCGCGTCCGATCGGGCTCTCGCTGGCGCCGGACGGGCTGACGATGCTCGAGCCCGCCACGATGACCGTCGTCCCCGCGACCGGCGGCACGGCACGCCCCGCCGTAGCCGTGATCGGGCAGAACGACGGGTCGCAGACCGAGCCCGGGCTGCTCCTGCCCGACCCGGACCGGCTCGCGGTCGCCGTGTCGCACTTCTCGACCGCGAGCATCGTGCTGGCGTCCGTCACGGGTGGGGCGGCGTCGCCGTCGAGCTACTTCTCCCCGGCCGATTACCAGGCATCGCTGTCGACCCAGATGAACGACCTCATGCGGCAGAACCGCGACCACCTGCTCGATTCCGGCGAGCCGCTCGACGGTGTCCACGAGGAGCTGCAGCGGTTGAGCGACGAGTGGTACGAGAACCTCGTCCGGCCCAAGCTGGCGTCGATTCGCACCGACTGCGCAGCAGCCGAGAAGTACGCGAACTTCGTCCTGGGCTCGATCAGGAACTTCGAGCTGCTGTTCAACACCGCCCGGGAGGGCTGGAAGGACGCAGTCTTCGAAGCGCTGAGAGTGGGCGCGCGCAACTGCCTCGACGAGATGCGGCCGTGCCGGGTGATGAACCGTCACGACCTGATCCGTTGGCTCGGGCTCTCGCGGCAGATCCAGCTGTTCGGCTACGAAGCACCGGAGTTCACCTGGTGCCACCCCGTCAACGGCACGATCGAGATGACCTACGACGAGATTCAGGACGGGCCGACGTCGTCCGGTCTCGACCGTCGGGTGCAGACGCGGATGCGCTGGTACATCGGATACAGCGACGACGCGCGGATCACCTGGTCGGACGACGGGACGCTCGCGAACCTCTCCGACAGCCCCGGCGACGACGGCGACGTCTGGTACGTCGCCGACTACGCCCAGGACGGGCACTACAAGTGGTGTGCTGACGACTGGTGGTCCCAGCGGGCGAGCGGCGACGGAGTGGACCCCCACGAGTTCGCCGTCTCCCTCAGCCCGGGCACGGGCTGGGGCGCGATCCGATGGGCACAGCCCCTCGAGGCGAAGACCCGCACGAGCAGCTGCGGCGGCGCGATCACGGAGCGAGTCAGCGACCTCGCGGTCGCCGGCGGGAGCAGCCTGCTGGGGGTCACCGACTCCCGATGGTTCCCGGAGCAGAGGTTGGTGACGCTGACCGGATCAGCGAACGAGGCCAGCCCTCAGCGCACCCTGCAGGGCCAGTTCACCGCCCGCCTCTGGGTCGACCGGCCGCCTGATCTGGGGTGA
- a CDS encoding adenosine deaminase, whose product MRPIDALPKAHLHLHFTGSMRHGTLVELAERDGVRLPAALVEEWPPLLRATDEKGWFRFQRLYDTARSVLRTPEDVARLVREVAEDDTADGAVWTEIQVDPSGYGAKFGGITEFTDLVLDCVRSAEAATGLRMAVVIASNRTRHPLDARTLARLASQYADRGVIGFGLSNDERRGETASFGRAFDIARRGGLHSMPHGGELRGPDSIAAVLEHLHPDRIGHGVRCVEDPAVLRRIAEAGITLEVCPSSNVALGVYDTLEEVPVRTLMDAGVGVALGADDPLLFGARLAGQYAALRAAQDFSDAELAELARMSIRGSYAPPELAAKALADIDAWLAAPDDRA is encoded by the coding sequence ATGCGGCCGATCGACGCGCTCCCGAAGGCTCACCTGCACCTCCACTTCACCGGCTCGATGCGTCACGGCACGCTGGTCGAGCTGGCCGAGCGGGACGGCGTACGCCTGCCCGCGGCGCTGGTCGAGGAGTGGCCGCCGCTGCTCCGCGCGACCGACGAGAAGGGGTGGTTCCGCTTCCAGCGGCTGTACGACACGGCGCGGTCGGTGCTGCGGACCCCCGAGGACGTCGCGCGCCTGGTCCGAGAGGTCGCCGAGGACGACACCGCCGACGGTGCGGTGTGGACGGAGATCCAGGTGGACCCGTCCGGGTACGGCGCGAAGTTCGGCGGGATCACCGAGTTCACCGATCTCGTCCTGGACTGCGTACGCTCCGCCGAGGCCGCGACCGGGCTGCGGATGGCCGTCGTGATCGCCTCCAACCGGACCCGGCACCCGCTCGACGCACGCACGCTCGCACGGCTGGCCTCGCAGTACGCCGACCGTGGAGTGATCGGGTTCGGACTCTCCAACGACGAGCGGCGGGGCGAGACCGCGTCGTTCGGGCGCGCGTTCGACATCGCCCGGCGCGGCGGGCTGCACAGCATGCCGCACGGCGGCGAGCTGCGCGGGCCGGACAGCATCGCGGCGGTGCTGGAGCACCTGCACCCCGATCGGATCGGCCACGGCGTCCGCTGCGTGGAGGACCCCGCGGTGCTGCGCAGGATCGCCGAGGCCGGCATCACGCTCGAGGTCTGCCCCTCGTCCAACGTCGCGCTCGGGGTCTACGACACGCTCGAGGAGGTTCCGGTCCGGACGCTGATGGACGCCGGCGTCGGCGTCGCGCTCGGCGCGGACGACCCGCTGCTGTTCGGGGCGCGACTGGCCGGGCAGTACGCGGCGCTGCGGGCGGCGCAGGACTTCTCCGACGCCGAGCTCGCGGAGCTGGCTCGGATGTCGATCCGCGGTTCGTACGCACCGCCCGAGCTGGCGGCGAAGGCGCTCGCCGACATCGACGCCTGGCTCGCCGCCCCCGACGACCGCGCCTGA
- a CDS encoding NADH-quinone oxidoreductase subunit N — protein MIEWSVIGVPLVVAVGAIVVLLTDAFVAQAGWRTAGGISAAALVGAGCWLGATGSSGGVALGFSWVLLVSTAVVVALCQVLDDDPAVPPGELSFLLLLSASGALTLAVARDFVTLVIALELLALPSIVLVGIRSGSLRGIRSAWTFFVLSVSASAVTLMGISLLYGVTGTLTYDGVLTSLQSQDRTDVGPEVLGAIVVLTLVGLLLKVGAVPFHLWIPDAYRGAPIPVAAYLSVVSKGGALAALLVVLAYPFLSLQPRWDVVIAVVAALSMTVGNIGALVQREMVSMLAWSSVAQAGFLLAPLVALRVNSPVVSAAPLRYLAVFALANLTAFAVAALVVRRFGGTDYDRLAGLARRDPVTGAALIMALLTLAGFPPAVIGLLAKYLVIQPVILGGYAWLAVAIALNIAAGLVYYLRLVVVVFAPRERWRTDPDDPQAATGGGEVTVVRPRRGGVAITEAIVVLGLLALVATSLYPTMLLGPLLP, from the coding sequence GTGATCGAGTGGAGCGTGATCGGCGTCCCGCTGGTGGTGGCGGTCGGGGCGATCGTGGTGCTGCTGACCGACGCGTTCGTGGCGCAGGCCGGGTGGCGGACCGCCGGCGGGATCTCGGCGGCGGCGCTCGTCGGCGCAGGGTGCTGGCTCGGCGCGACCGGCTCGTCCGGCGGGGTCGCCCTCGGGTTCTCGTGGGTCCTGCTGGTCTCGACCGCCGTGGTGGTGGCGCTGTGCCAGGTCCTCGACGACGATCCCGCGGTCCCTCCCGGTGAGCTGTCGTTCCTCCTGCTGCTGTCGGCGTCGGGTGCGCTGACGCTGGCCGTGGCGCGTGACTTCGTGACCCTGGTGATCGCGCTGGAGCTGCTGGCGCTGCCGTCGATCGTGCTCGTCGGGATCAGGTCGGGGAGCCTGCGCGGGATCAGGTCGGCGTGGACGTTCTTCGTCCTGTCCGTCTCGGCGAGCGCCGTGACGCTGATGGGGATCTCGCTGCTCTACGGCGTCACCGGCACGCTCACGTACGACGGCGTCCTGACCAGCCTCCAGAGCCAGGACCGCACCGACGTCGGCCCCGAGGTCCTGGGCGCGATCGTGGTCCTGACGCTGGTCGGTCTGCTGCTCAAGGTCGGCGCCGTGCCGTTCCACCTCTGGATCCCCGACGCCTACCGCGGGGCACCCATCCCGGTCGCGGCGTACCTCTCGGTCGTCTCCAAGGGCGGTGCGCTCGCGGCCCTGCTCGTCGTGCTCGCGTACCCGTTCCTCTCGCTCCAGCCGCGCTGGGACGTCGTGATCGCCGTCGTCGCCGCCCTGTCGATGACCGTCGGCAACATCGGCGCGCTGGTGCAGCGCGAGATGGTCTCGATGCTCGCCTGGTCGTCGGTGGCGCAGGCCGGGTTCCTGCTCGCTCCGCTGGTCGCGCTGCGTGTGAACAGCCCGGTCGTCTCGGCGGCGCCGCTGCGCTATCTCGCGGTGTTCGCGCTCGCGAACCTGACGGCGTTCGCGGTGGCCGCCCTCGTCGTACGGCGGTTCGGCGGGACGGACTACGACCGCCTCGCCGGTCTGGCGCGTCGCGACCCCGTCACGGGCGCGGCCCTGATCATGGCGCTGCTGACGCTCGCGGGGTTCCCGCCCGCGGTGATCGGCCTGCTCGCGAAGTACCTCGTCATCCAGCCGGTGATCCTCGGCGGGTACGCGTGGCTCGCGGTCGCGATCGCGCTCAACATCGCGGCCGGGCTGGTCTACTACCTGCGGCTCGTGGTGGTCGTGTTCGCGCCCCGCGAGCGGTGGCGTACCGACCCCGACGACCCGCAGGCCGCGACCGGCGGCGGCGAGGTGACGGTCGTGCGGCCCCGGCGCGGCGGGGTCGCGATCACCGAGGCGATCGTGGTGCTCGGCCTGCTCGCCCTGGTCGCGACGTCGCTGTACCCGACGATGCTGCTCGGACCGCTCCTGCCCTGA
- a CDS encoding YajQ family cyclic di-GMP-binding protein — translation MAADSSFDIVSKLDQAEVDNAINQAAREISTRYDFKNTGASIERSGDHGVVIRANADERALAVLDVLKDKLVKRGVSLKTLEASDPKQSGKESVINGTFSEGISQEQAKKVSKLIRDEGPKGVKVQIQGDELRVTSKKRDDLQAVIALVKGAELDFAVQFTNYR, via the coding sequence ATGGCCGCGGACTCCTCGTTCGACATCGTGAGCAAGCTCGACCAGGCGGAGGTGGACAACGCGATCAACCAGGCCGCCCGGGAGATCTCGACGCGTTACGACTTCAAGAACACCGGCGCGTCGATCGAGCGCAGCGGCGATCACGGCGTGGTGATCCGGGCCAACGCCGACGAGCGCGCGCTCGCGGTCCTGGACGTGCTCAAGGACAAGCTGGTCAAGCGCGGCGTCTCGCTGAAGACCCTCGAGGCGAGCGACCCCAAGCAGTCCGGCAAGGAGTCGGTGATCAACGGGACGTTCTCCGAGGGGATCAGCCAGGAGCAGGCGAAGAAGGTCTCCAAGCTGATCCGCGACGAGGGCCCGAAGGGCGTCAAGGTCCAGATCCAGGGCGACGAGCTGCGGGTCACGAGTAAGAAGCGCGACGACCTCCAGGCCGTGATCGCCCTCGTCAAGGGTGCCGAGCTGGACTTCGCGGTCCAGTTCACGAACTACCGCTGA
- a CDS encoding serine hydrolase domain-containing protein, with protein sequence MPLNRVASALALALALAACSAPDAPEITSSQDTASPSSDTPTGPPVPGSEWDRTAPADAGFDPDALARLDRRFGSQRTNCFAVVRDGELVHFTTFDGEAPDAMGPAFSVTKSFTSVLVGIAADQGLLDLDDRAARYIPAWRDTPAGAVTIRDLLANVSGRHWDVETDYQEMALQARDKTAFAVGLSQDAAPGTVWHYNNAAIQTLEAVLSAATGEEPAEYARQHLLRPLQMSRTYWGTDRAGNTTTYAGVNASCLDLARFGLMMMRDGAWGDQQIVSADYVEEATGGSSSDLNAAYGLLWWVNRKGTVLGALPATGAEEPGTGGATRPAARRLAPQAPRDAFWALGLGKQIVAVIPSEGIVAVRMGTTPDDPDALSPDDFTSAVLDAQR encoded by the coding sequence ATGCCCCTGAACCGCGTCGCCTCCGCGCTCGCGCTGGCGCTCGCGCTCGCCGCCTGCTCGGCCCCCGACGCGCCCGAGATCACGAGCTCGCAGGACACCGCGTCGCCCTCGTCGGACACCCCGACGGGACCGCCCGTGCCGGGCTCGGAGTGGGACCGTACGGCGCCCGCCGACGCCGGGTTCGACCCCGACGCGCTGGCACGGCTCGACCGGCGGTTCGGATCGCAGCGGACGAACTGCTTCGCCGTCGTCCGCGACGGCGAGCTGGTCCACTTCACGACGTTCGACGGCGAGGCGCCGGACGCGATGGGGCCGGCGTTCTCGGTGACGAAGTCGTTCACCTCGGTCCTGGTCGGGATCGCGGCGGACCAGGGTCTGCTGGACCTCGACGACCGGGCGGCGCGGTACATCCCGGCCTGGCGGGACACGCCGGCGGGCGCGGTGACGATCCGGGACCTGCTCGCGAACGTCTCCGGTCGGCACTGGGACGTCGAGACGGACTACCAGGAGATGGCGCTCCAGGCGCGTGACAAGACGGCCTTCGCCGTCGGGCTGTCCCAGGACGCTGCGCCCGGGACCGTGTGGCACTACAACAACGCGGCGATCCAGACCCTCGAGGCGGTGCTGTCGGCGGCGACCGGCGAGGAGCCGGCCGAGTACGCCCGCCAGCACCTGCTGCGTCCGTTGCAGATGTCGCGGACCTACTGGGGCACGGACCGGGCGGGCAACACCACGACGTACGCGGGGGTGAACGCGTCCTGCCTCGACCTCGCACGGTTCGGGCTGATGATGATGCGCGACGGTGCGTGGGGCGACCAGCAGATCGTCTCGGCCGACTACGTCGAGGAGGCGACGGGCGGCTCTTCGTCGGACCTCAACGCCGCGTACGGGCTGCTGTGGTGGGTCAACCGCAAGGGCACCGTGCTCGGCGCGCTCCCGGCCACCGGAGCCGAAGAGCCCGGCACGGGCGGCGCCACCCGGCCGGCCGCGCGACGCCTCGCACCGCAGGCCCCGCGGGATGCGTTCTGGGCGCTCGGGCTCGGCAAGCAGATCGTGGCCGTGATCCCGTCGGAGGGGATCGTCGCGGTCCGGATGGGGACCACGCCGGACGACCCGGACGCACTGTCGCCCGACGACTTCACGTCCGCCGTGCTCGATGCGCAGCGCTGA
- the rpmG gene encoding 50S ribosomal protein L33 translates to MASKSSDIRPKVTLACTECKRRNYITKKNRRNDPDRLELKKFCPNDRRHTVHRETR, encoded by the coding sequence GTGGCCAGCAAGAGCTCTGACATCCGCCCCAAGGTGACCTTGGCGTGCACCGAGTGCAAGCGGCGCAACTACATCACGAAGAAGAACCGCCGCAACGACCCCGATCGTCTCGAGCTCAAGAAGTTCTGCCCGAACGACCGGCGTCACACGGTTCACCGCGAGACCCGCTGA
- the rnhA gene encoding ribonuclease HI, with product MPDATVTIHTDGACLGNPGPGGWGAVLRSGDHVKELHGGDPATTNNRMELMAAIAALEALTRPAEVDLHTDSSYVRNGILSWLAGWKANGWRTSAKKPVKNEDLWRRLDEAAARHEVRWHWVKGHSGDPGNERADELAGLGAREAQAQR from the coding sequence GTGCCTGACGCGACCGTGACCATCCACACCGACGGCGCCTGCCTCGGCAACCCCGGCCCCGGAGGGTGGGGCGCCGTGCTGCGCTCCGGGGACCACGTGAAGGAGCTGCACGGGGGTGATCCCGCGACCACGAACAACCGGATGGAGCTGATGGCCGCCATCGCGGCGCTCGAGGCGCTGACCCGCCCGGCCGAGGTCGACCTGCACACCGACAGCAGCTACGTGCGCAACGGGATCCTGTCCTGGCTGGCCGGCTGGAAGGCCAACGGCTGGCGCACGTCGGCCAAGAAGCCGGTCAAGAACGAGGACCTGTGGCGCCGGCTCGACGAGGCGGCCGCGCGGCACGAGGTGCGCTGGCACTGGGTGAAGGGCCACTCCGGCGACCCCGGCAACGAGCGGGCCGACGAGCTCGCCGGCCTCGGCGCCCGCGAGGCGCAGGCTCAGCGGTAG
- the nusG gene encoding transcription termination/antitermination protein NusG: MSQPYDELDDAVLRDAAEPGDRAPLDDEEQELEVAEVTEGLDAAADATESDDPEPLTTFEERSEADDETGDESVEEPGDALGEDVSEADLEEPVDDEPEIASDPLAEFREQLATQFGDWYVVHTYSGMENRVKSNLENRITSMHMEDFIFEVVVPTEEVAEIKNGQRKLVKRTVLPGYVLVRMDLTDESWSTVRNTPSVTGFVGNAHQPVPLTLSEVESMLAPAVEAQVAVEQPAAEGAASQAPASAPKVEFTDFSVGDSVMVVDGPFATLHATITEINVDAQRVRALVEIFGRETPVELSFAQIQRV, translated from the coding sequence GTGTCTCAGCCCTACGACGAGCTCGACGACGCCGTCCTGCGCGACGCCGCCGAGCCCGGCGATCGTGCTCCGCTCGACGACGAGGAGCAGGAGCTCGAGGTCGCCGAGGTCACCGAGGGGCTCGACGCGGCAGCCGATGCCACCGAGAGCGACGACCCCGAGCCGCTGACGACGTTCGAGGAGCGCTCGGAGGCCGACGACGAGACGGGCGACGAGTCCGTCGAGGAGCCCGGCGACGCGCTCGGTGAGGACGTCTCCGAGGCCGACCTCGAGGAGCCGGTCGACGACGAGCCCGAGATCGCCTCCGACCCGCTCGCCGAGTTCCGCGAGCAGCTCGCCACGCAGTTCGGCGACTGGTACGTCGTCCACACGTACTCCGGCATGGAGAACCGTGTGAAGTCGAATCTCGAGAACCGCATCACCTCCATGCACATGGAGGACTTCATCTTCGAGGTCGTCGTCCCGACCGAGGAGGTCGCGGAGATCAAGAACGGTCAGCGCAAGCTCGTCAAGCGCACCGTGCTCCCCGGCTACGTCCTCGTCCGGATGGACCTCACCGACGAGTCCTGGTCGACGGTGCGCAACACGCCGTCGGTCACCGGCTTCGTGGGCAACGCCCACCAGCCCGTGCCGCTGACGCTGTCCGAGGTCGAGAGCATGCTCGCTCCGGCCGTCGAGGCGCAGGTCGCGGTCGAGCAGCCGGCCGCCGAGGGGGCCGCGTCGCAGGCGCCGGCGAGCGCGCCGAAGGTCGAGTTCACCGACTTCTCCGTCGGGGACTCGGTCATGGTCGTGGACGGTCCGTTCGCGACCCTGCACGCCACGATCACCGAGATCAACGTCGACGCCCAGCGTGTCCGGGCGCTCGTCGAGATCTTCGGACGGGAGACCCCCGTCGAGCTCAGCTTCGCGCAGATCCAGCGCGTCTGA